One genomic window of Deltaproteobacteria bacterium includes the following:
- a CDS encoding MBL fold metallo-hydrolase, giving the protein MVVMVKDDSIQIEKLELGPFGTNAYILTCQQTGESVLVDAPGEAGKILGRLKETNPKYILMTHDHMDHVGALTQVKSELKVPLAAHASDSDGLPVFPDLLLNDGDVVSMGSIELKVLHTPGHTPGSLCFLTGKCLIAGDTIFPGGPGKTGSPAAFKQIVKSITSKIFILPDETEVYPGHGDPTTLKKAKQEFEVFSARPHDPDLCGDVLWLSS; this is encoded by the coding sequence ATGGTTGTTATGGTCAAAGACGATAGTATCCAAATCGAAAAACTGGAGCTAGGACCCTTTGGGACCAACGCCTATATCCTGACATGCCAGCAGACAGGAGAGAGCGTGTTGGTAGACGCCCCGGGCGAGGCAGGCAAGATCCTTGGAAGACTGAAGGAAACGAATCCAAAGTACATCCTGATGACCCATGACCATATGGATCATGTCGGCGCTCTGACCCAGGTTAAATCAGAACTGAAGGTTCCCCTGGCCGCGCATGCCTCAGATAGCGACGGACTGCCCGTATTCCCGGACTTGCTGCTCAATGATGGCGATGTGGTATCCATGGGAAGCATTGAGCTCAAGGTATTGCACACGCCAGGGCATACCCCGGGCAGCCTGTGCTTTTTAACAGGCAAGTGTTTGATAGCGGGCGATACGATATTTCCAGGAGGGCCGGGCAAGACCGGGTCGCCGGCCGCGTTCAAGCAAATCGTCAAGTCCATAACCTCGAAGATTTTTATACTGCCTGATGAGACCGAGGTCTATCCCGGGCATGGTGACCCTACGACGTTAAAGAAAGCGAAACAAGAATTTGAGGTCTTTTCCGCCCGCCCCCATGATCCGGACCTGTGCGGGGATGTGCTCTGGCTCTCATCCTGA
- a CDS encoding polysaccharide biosynthesis/export family protein translates to MLLLAISPSALAGENSDRYRISSGDVLEISVWRDESLSRQIIVPPDGFISFPLIGDIDISGMTVTQLREVVTKKITEYVPDATVTVLLAQINSLKAYVIGKVNNPGQFTIDMNTNVMQILTMAGGLNQFADSNRILILRKQKDKTIKIPFNYKEVEKGGNLDQNIVLQRGDVIVVP, encoded by the coding sequence ATGCTCTTGCTGGCAATCAGTCCTTCAGCTTTGGCCGGTGAAAATTCCGATCGGTACAGAATTAGTTCTGGTGATGTTCTGGAGATTTCGGTATGGAGGGACGAGAGCCTGAGCAGGCAAATCATAGTTCCTCCTGATGGCTTCATCTCCTTTCCTCTTATTGGAGACATTGATATATCCGGCATGACTGTGACTCAGCTCAGGGAGGTCGTGACAAAAAAAATAACAGAATACGTCCCGGATGCAACGGTGACCGTTTTATTGGCGCAGATTAACAGCCTCAAAGCCTATGTCATTGGCAAGGTGAACAATCCAGGTCAATTCACTATTGATATGAATACCAATGTTATGCAGATCCTTACCATGGCTGGAGGCCTCAATCAATTTGCAGACTCAAATAGAATCCTGATCCTGCGGAAGCAGAAAGACAAAACCATTAAAATACCTTTTAATTATAAGGAGGTGGAAAAGGGGGGAAATCTAGATCAAAACATTGTGCTTCAACGGGGAGATGTAATTGTTGTCCCCTGA
- a CDS encoding outer membrane beta-barrel protein: protein MSFVTMKVRTISLCFCLLSLCVLTLPQNSEAAGNVMITPSIQIQDGYDSNISFTKIDEERDFYTVISPAFVMDYGTELLTLNAEADLDLVRYAQEKQRNSDQWRLGLNGNYMIFERSQASFALSYINDITLRSELEETGLGYIRSGRERYLASGGFSNQMSERSEMGFNYTHTKTEYEWSGNVDYDTDAITCEYVRQLANQRDSITIQPSYSRTDSRANKVDTYSLSLGWSHAFSETAGLSMTLGGRHTTIRSRLVQPQIIDDPTQSPPYQVIYTEVDQSEKKWGFTANFSLTKKGERHSTALGYNHDISYTSLGEPIERDKISISGSLMITERTRVGLSGSLYFNRSESETYEVDSRYYQVRSFISYQITKNGSLQIEYSYADSTDFTLTGDNEAIRHRVLVSLSFGFPKAM from the coding sequence ATGTCATTTGTAACTATGAAAGTTCGCACGATATCGCTCTGCTTCTGTCTGCTGTCCCTTTGCGTGTTGACCTTACCTCAAAATTCAGAAGCCGCCGGAAATGTCATGATCACGCCTTCCATTCAAATCCAGGATGGATATGACAGTAACATCAGTTTTACCAAGATAGACGAAGAGAGAGACTTTTACACTGTCATTAGTCCGGCCTTTGTCATGGATTATGGCACTGAACTCCTGACGCTTAACGCGGAAGCAGACCTGGATCTTGTCCGTTATGCTCAAGAAAAACAGCGAAACAGTGATCAATGGCGACTTGGGCTTAATGGTAATTATATGATATTTGAAAGATCACAAGCCAGTTTCGCTCTTTCATATATTAACGATATAACCCTTCGCTCCGAACTCGAAGAGACGGGGCTGGGGTACATCCGATCCGGCCGAGAGCGATATCTCGCAAGCGGTGGATTTTCTAATCAGATGAGTGAACGTTCAGAAATGGGATTCAACTACACTCACACAAAAACCGAATATGAGTGGTCCGGGAACGTGGATTATGATACCGACGCAATTACTTGTGAATATGTGCGCCAGTTGGCCAACCAGCGCGACAGCATCACCATCCAGCCAAGTTATTCGAGAACCGACTCCCGGGCCAATAAAGTTGATACTTACAGTCTTTCTCTTGGTTGGTCCCATGCCTTCAGTGAAACGGCTGGCTTGAGTATGACCCTTGGCGGCCGCCATACTACAATCCGATCTCGCTTGGTCCAGCCCCAAATTATAGATGACCCAACGCAGTCGCCCCCCTATCAGGTGATCTATACCGAGGTCGATCAAAGTGAAAAAAAATGGGGGTTTACGGCTAATTTTAGTCTTACCAAAAAAGGCGAGAGGCACTCCACAGCCTTGGGTTATAATCACGATATCAGTTACACCTCATTGGGGGAGCCGATAGAAAGGGATAAAATCTCTATTAGCGGCAGCTTAATGATAACGGAACGAACCAGAGTCGGCCTTTCAGGAAGCCTCTATTTCAACCGATCTGAAAGTGAAACTTATGAGGTTGACAGCCGGTATTATCAGGTGCGCTCCTTTATATCCTATCAGATTACAAAGAACGGTTCCTTGCAGATCGAGTATAGTTATGCCGACAGTACAGATTTTACTTTAACTGGCGACAATGAGGCCATTCGCCACAGGGTGTTGGTCTCATTATCCTTTGGATTCCCAAAAGCAATGTAA